A window of the Lolium perenne isolate Kyuss_39 chromosome 7, Kyuss_2.0, whole genome shotgun sequence genome harbors these coding sequences:
- the LOC127311768 gene encoding squamosa promoter-binding-like protein 10: MLSGRMNSAASDDYQFAAMQQQQQPPQPYLGFDHAAMVSANAGGGQRGHQGTMMYDNFDFAAAAAAFGQFQQEAAPHHHHQMLALPPPNVPGGGLMAPPPMPHGMQLQMPPMPMAMHGGDLYPALGMVKREGSVIGGADAGRIGLNLGRRTYFSPGDMMAVDRMLMRSRLGGVFGLGFGGAHHQPPRCQAEGCKADLSGAKHYHRRHKVCEYHAKASLVAAGGKQQRFCQQCSRFHVLTEFDEAKRSCRKRLAEHNRRRRKPAASSNTAAGSKDSAPPSKKPNAGGAMSGSYTADNNNMSAAKSTISSNTSAISCLQQDQNKVARPTALTLGALPNVKDDYQLNAMHLQAQADHHHRHQEQQHFITSLLHSSNTNHNILSCSSVCSSGLPSAAAANGEDSDQNNNDGGGSNNNGNNMHLFEVDFM, encoded by the exons ATGCTGAGCGGCAGGATGAACTCGGCGGCCAGCGACGACTACCAGTTCGCGgcaatgcagcagcagcagcaaccccCGCAACCCTACCTCGGGTTCGACCACGCCGCCATGGTGTCCGCCAACGCGGGAGGCGGCCAGCGCGGCCACCAGGGGACCATGATGTACGACAACTTCGacttcgcggcggcggcggccgccttCGGGCAGTTCCAGCAGGAGGCGGcgccgcaccaccaccaccagatgCTCGCGCTCCCGCCGCCGAACGTCCCCGGCGGTGGGCTGATGGCGCCCCCGCCCATGCCCCACGGCATGCAGCTCCAGATGCCGCCCATGCCCATGGCCATGCACGGCGGCGACCTGTACCCCGCGCTCGGCATGGTGAAGCGCGAGGGCAGCGTCATCGGCGGAGCAGACGCGGGGAGGATCGGGCTCAACCTCGGCCGCCGCACCTACTTCTCCCCCGGGGACATGATGGCCGTGGACCGGATGCTGATGCGGTCCCGCCTCGGCGGCGTGTTCGGGCTCGGGTTCGGCGGCGCGCACCACCAGCCGCCCCGGTGCCAGGCGGAAGGGTGCAAGGCCGACCTCTCCGGCGCCAAGCACTACCACCGCCGCCACAAGGTGTGCGAGTACCACGCCAAGGCGTCCCTCGTCGCCGCCGGCGGCAAGCAGCAGCGCTTCTGCCAGCAGTGCAGCAG GTTTCACGTGCTCACCGAGTTCGACGAGGCCAAGAGGAGCTGCCGGAAGCGGCTAGCCGAGCACAACCGTCGGAGGAGGAAGCCCGCCGCCAGCAGCAACACTGCGGCCGGGTCCAAGGACTCGGCGCCGCCTTCCAAGAAACCCAACGCCGGCGGCGCCATGTCCGGCTCCTACACCGCCGACAACAACA ATATGAGCGCGGCCAAGTCAACCATCTCGTCGAACACGAGCGCGATCAGCTGCTTGCAGCAGGACCAGAACAAGGTGGCGAGGCCGACGGCGCTCACCCTCGGCGCGCTGCCGAATGTGAAGGACGACTACCAGCTCAACGCGATGCATCTCCAAGCCcaagccgaccaccaccaccgtcaccaggaGCAACAGCACTTCATCACCTCCCTCCTCCACAGCAGCAACACCAACCACAACATCCTGTCGTGTTCATCGGTGTGCTCCAGCGGGTTGCCATCGGCGGCGGCAGCCAACGGCGAGGACTCCGACCAGAACAACAACGATGGCGGCGGCAGCAACAACAACGGCAATAACATGCATCTCTTCGAGGTGGACTTCATGTAG